A window of Staphylococcus lloydii genomic DNA:
CTAGTAATTTATCGGTAATAAGCGTATAGTCAATACGTTCTAAATAAGCGAATGTATTCTTAATTTCTTGCTGAAATCCTTCAATTGAATCTGAAGGAAGTTGTTGCACTTGTTCGGTTTCAAATTTTAGGTAAGATTTAAAATCACTATAACCATCAAAACCTAATTTTTTAGTGAATCGGTGTATAGAAGCATTAGAAGCATGCGTATGTGCAGCAAGTTCTTGTATTTTCATCGATTTACATGCGTGAATATGTGTATTAATAAATTGGGCGATATGTAAATCATTATCGTTAAGCTTATCGAAATTTTTATTTAATCTTTCGTCTAAAAACAAGTGAGCACCTCATTTACTTGAAAATATTTTCGGTTTTTGAAAATATAATCTGATTATACAAAACATTTCAAAATGACGTCAAACTGTTGTTTAAATGTAAGCGTTTACTATAACATATGATTAAGTAAAAAAATTGAAAAATAAATTAGCTGTTAAGCTTTATACAATCAATTTTTATAAATAGTATTGGGGTGTCTATATGAATGCAATTAAACGATTTGGTAGTGCTATGATTGTACCCGTACTTATGTTTGCTTTCTTCGGGATAGTTTTAGGATTTGCGACTTTATTCAAAAATCCAGCTATTATGGGAAGTATTGCAGATAGTGGTACGGCTTGGACTAAAGTTTGGACGGTTATTGAATCAGGTGGTTGGACTATTTTCAATCATATGGAAATAGTTTTTGTGGTAGGCTTACCAATTTCCCTAGCTAAGAAAGCATCGGGACATGCAACATTAGCAGCATTAATGGGATATTTAATGTTCAATACGTTTATTAATGCCATATTAACGCAATGGCCACATACTTTTGGCGCTAACTTTAATAAAGGTGTAGAAAATGTTACTGGATTAAAATCTATTGCCGGTATAGATACATTGGACACTAATATTTTAGGCGCTATTATAATTTCAAGTATTGTAACTTGGATACATAATAAATATTATAGTAAAAAATTACCTGAGATGTTAGGTATTTTCCAAGGGTTAACCTTTGTTGTTACTATTTCATTCTTTGTCATGTTACCTATTGCGCTAATTACATGTATAGTATGGCCAACAGTACAAGATGCAATTTCGTCACTACAAGGTTTCATTATAGGATCTGGTTATGTAGGTGTTTGGTTATATCACTTCTTAGAAAGAGTACTCATACCTACAGGGTTACATCATTTTATATACGCACCAGTTGAAGTTGGTCCAGTAGTAGTCAATGATGGCTTGAAAGCTGAATGGTTTAAACATGTAAATGAATTTGCTAAAAGTACAAAACCATTAAAAGACCAATTCCATTATGGCTTTATGTTACAAGGAAATGGGAAAGTATTTGGTGCTATTGGTATAGCATTGGCGATGTATTCAACTACGCCTAAAGAAAACAAGAAAAAAGTAGCGGCGCTATTAATACCAGCGACACTTACCGCAGTAGTGGTAGGTATCACTGAACCATTAGAATTTACGTTCCTATTTATTGCTCCATATCTTTTTGTCATACATGCGATATTAGCTGCAACAATGGATACTGTAATGTATGGATTTGGATTAGTAGGTAACTTTGGCGGAGGATTAATTGATTTCTTTGCAACTAACTGGATTCCGTTAGGACAAAACCATTGGATGACCTATGTTATACAAATTATTATCGGCTTAATATTTACAGGTATTTACTTTGTAGTATTCAGATTTTTAATTTTGAAATTCGATATACCTTTACCTGGACGTAAAAAGGAAGAAGAAAATGTTAAGCTTTACAGTAAAAATGACTATAAAGAAAGTAAAGGTGGAGCAACTGCTTCAACAGGTAACGAATACGAAGATAAAGCTATCTACTATTTAGAAGGTTTAGGTGGAGCTGAAAATATTAAAGACGTGACAAATTGTGCGACAAGATTACGTCTGACTGTCAATGATCCTGAAAAGGTTGAAGGCAACGATTACTTTATTCACAATCAGCAGGCTCACGGTTTAGTTAAAAGTGGAAAAAATGTACAAGTTATCGTTGGTATGTCAGTGCCACAAGTTAGAGAAGCATTTGAAGAGATATTAAATAATAAATAAAGAATTAATAGAACAACATTAAAAAGCACGCATAAGATGATTACGTCTTATGCGTGCTTTATTTTATCGTATCGTTATTATGATATATGTTCTTTACGTATACTAGCTACTTTTGGGCAATATACGGCATTGAATATATCGATATTCTTCGTTGCTAATTGGAAGATAAGCTGAGCGAATGTTGCGACAGAGCAGTTAACATTAAGTGTATTTTTAGACATTGTATATGCGATAGACTCAGATGTAGTAAGCATATTCATAATGTCGATGATTTTATCTTTAATAAATGCATCGCTTAAACCGTCTATGTAAATTTCAAAACGTTTAGATGCTCTTGGTAATTGTTCTGAATCAATAAGAGTGTGAGCTTTTGAAGATTTAACTACTTGATAAATAGTATAATTATTAAAACTTAAAAAACTTATTAAGAAAGGTAATTGTTGTTTCGGTAGAGTGATTTCTAAAGCATAAATATGCTTATATTTTGTAATTGTGTAGTTTAAAGCACTACAAAAGTTAATTTGACGACATAATTTTAAGAGTTGTTTACGGTTTTTACGTTTATTTAAACCACCAATATTTAAAATAAACGTTTCAGTTTTATCAATAAACATCTGAGTCCTCCCATTCTATATAATAAATTTTAGCATTACATTGTCGTAGGTAATGTTAGATTTTTTCTAGTTCTATTAAATTGTACCACTCTTTTTTTGTAATAGCACTAGGTCTTTGGGATGAACTCAAAGTAATTTGAAAAATTATAAATTAATTAAGTAATTCTTTAGAATTTTCTGAAAATATATTGAGCTCATTACTAAAGTGTGATACATTTTTCTGTATTACATAATTAAGGGAAGTGTTGAGAGATGTTAACAAAAGTAAGTAGATTTGCAACAAACACATTCTTGTTTTGGATGTTAGTCGCAGCTATTATTGGATTTGTTTTTCCAACTGAATTGGCACAAATAAGTAAATATGTGCCATATTTATTAGGTATTGTGATGATTGGTATGGGGTTAACGATTGATCCGAAAGACTTTAAAATAGTATTTCAAGCGCCACGTTCAGTTATTATTGGGGTTATTTTACAGTTTACAGTTATGCCGGTTACGGCATTCGTTATCGCTAAAGTTTTTCAATTACCACCTGAAATTGCTATTGGGGTTATTTTAGTAGGATGTTGTCCAGGCGGTACTTCTAGTAACGTGATGAGTTATTTAGCAAAGGCTAACGTAGCACTTTCTGTCGCAATTACGAGCGTGTCTACGTTACTTGCACCAATCGTTACACCAGCGCTCATTTTCTTATTTGCTAACCAATGGTTAAATGTTTCATTTGGAAGCATGTTATGGTCAGTCGTACAAGTCGTGCTAATTCCAATTATCATTGGCTTTATTTTACAAAAAGTATTTAAAAACTTTGCTGCTAAATCTGCAACTGCATTACCTATCGTTTCTGTCATTGCTATTTCATTGATTTTAGCCTCTGTCGTAGGTGGTAGCAAATCTCAAATTTTACAAACAGGTTTATTAATATTCGCTGTCGTTATTCTACATAATATAGTAGGTTACGCTTTAGGTTATGGTTTGGCTAAAGTATTAAAATTAGAAAGAGCAGATAAAAAAGCTGTTTCAATTGAAGTAGGTATGCAAAATTCAGGTTTAGCCGTTTCTTTGGCAACCGTGCATTTCAATCCTTTAGCAGCAGTTCCTGGAGCCGTATTTAGCTTAGTACATAATATTACAGGGCCTATACTTGCAAGATATTGGTCTAAAAAATAATAACTTAGTAACTGAGGTACGTATAAGCGTATCTCAGTTTCTTTATGACTTACAAAAATATTATGTGATAAACTGTGTATTAATGAATATATAATAGACAACATGGTTTGGAGGATAAAAAATGTATAAAGCAGTAGTATTCGATTTTGATGGCACAATTATTGATACAGAAAAACATTTATATGACATAATAAATAAGCATTTAACCAAACATAACCATGAACCTGTATCGCTAGACTTTTATACGGGCTCAATTGGTGGAGCTGCCAACGATTTACACGAATATTTAGAGGATAAATTAGGAGAAGCACTGAAAGAAGAAATATATACTGAACACCATGAAACGAGTAAGGATTTACCAATATTTGAAGAAATAAAAAATTTGATGGCGTATTTAAAACAACGCCATATTCCAATGGCAATAGCGACAAGTAGTTATAGAGCGTCTATCGAACCTGCTTTTAAACAATTAGCATTAGACGATTATATTGATGTTGTTGTAGGTAGGGAAGATGTCGCAGAAGTAAAACCAAATCCAGAACTATACTTAACGGCAGTGCAGGCTTTAAATTATAATCCAGTGAATTGTCTGGCATTAGAAGATTCTGTAAATGGTGCAACGGCTGCTATAAATGCAGGTCTTGATGTCATCGTTAATACGAATAAAATGACTGAAAATCAAGATTTTGCAAATGTGGCATATTTAAATAAAGATATTAGTACTGCAAATATAATTGCTAACTATTTTGAAGCGTAACAAAATGAAAGGTGCTTAATATGGCTATGAATTTAATATTATTCTTTTTAGCAGGACCTATAATTTTAGCTATTGGCAATCTTATTCTTGGACCAATTTTTAATAAAAAAATTCCTTTTAGAATCCAAGTAAGATCATTTATAGTGAGTACAATCATATATTTAATCTGTGCTGGGTTACTGTATCATTTTTTCTTATCCAGTAAATTTTAAATAAAAAAACAGATGGCTATCTAATTGAAAAGATAGTCATCTGTTTTTTCGTGTGTTAACAAGTTATTTCAGAAATTGAAATACTAAAGTTGCTATTACTAATACAAGTAATAGGGCATCGACGCCAATCATAATATTAAAACGTGTGCTTTTTTGACCGGCAAGTTTGCTTTTTTTAGCAGCTTTCATGTTTGGTATCAAACTAACTAATAATAAAATAATAATTACTATACCTAAGAAGATAGTCATTTAGGGCCACCTCCTT
This region includes:
- a CDS encoding alpha-glucoside-specific PTS transporter subunit IIBC; translated protein: MNAIKRFGSAMIVPVLMFAFFGIVLGFATLFKNPAIMGSIADSGTAWTKVWTVIESGGWTIFNHMEIVFVVGLPISLAKKASGHATLAALMGYLMFNTFINAILTQWPHTFGANFNKGVENVTGLKSIAGIDTLDTNILGAIIISSIVTWIHNKYYSKKLPEMLGIFQGLTFVVTISFFVMLPIALITCIVWPTVQDAISSLQGFIIGSGYVGVWLYHFLERVLIPTGLHHFIYAPVEVGPVVVNDGLKAEWFKHVNEFAKSTKPLKDQFHYGFMLQGNGKVFGAIGIALAMYSTTPKENKKKVAALLIPATLTAVVVGITEPLEFTFLFIAPYLFVIHAILAATMDTVMYGFGLVGNFGGGLIDFFATNWIPLGQNHWMTYVIQIIIGLIFTGIYFVVFRFLILKFDIPLPGRKKEEENVKLYSKNDYKESKGGATASTGNEYEDKAIYYLEGLGGAENIKDVTNCATRLRLTVNDPEKVEGNDYFIHNQQAHGLVKSGKNVQVIVGMSVPQVREAFEEILNNK
- a CDS encoding bile acid:sodium symporter family protein, which gives rise to MLTKVSRFATNTFLFWMLVAAIIGFVFPTELAQISKYVPYLLGIVMIGMGLTIDPKDFKIVFQAPRSVIIGVILQFTVMPVTAFVIAKVFQLPPEIAIGVILVGCCPGGTSSNVMSYLAKANVALSVAITSVSTLLAPIVTPALIFLFANQWLNVSFGSMLWSVVQVVLIPIIIGFILQKVFKNFAAKSATALPIVSVIAISLILASVVGGSKSQILQTGLLIFAVVILHNIVGYALGYGLAKVLKLERADKKAVSIEVGMQNSGLAVSLATVHFNPLAAVPGAVFSLVHNITGPILARYWSKK
- a CDS encoding HAD family hydrolase is translated as MYKAVVFDFDGTIIDTEKHLYDIINKHLTKHNHEPVSLDFYTGSIGGAANDLHEYLEDKLGEALKEEIYTEHHETSKDLPIFEEIKNLMAYLKQRHIPMAIATSSYRASIEPAFKQLALDDYIDVVVGREDVAEVKPNPELYLTAVQALNYNPVNCLALEDSVNGATAAINAGLDVIVNTNKMTENQDFANVAYLNKDISTANIIANYFEA